The Longimicrobium sp. genomic interval CGGGGATGGGGTCAGGGCGCGCCGGCGCTCGCGGCCAGGAGCGTCTCGATCTTGACGAGCAGGCGCGGCAGCTCGATCGGCTTGGTGTCGTAGTCGTCGCAGCCGGCCTCCAGCGCCTTGGTCCGGTCGCTGGACATGGCGTGCGCGGTGAGGGCGATCACCGGGATGTGGCGGGTGGCCGCGTCGCCCTTCAATCGCCGGCTCGCCTCCCACCCGTCGAGCACGGGGAGGCTCATGTCCATCAGCACCAGGTCCGGCGCGTGCGAGCGGACCATCTCCACCCCCGCGGCGCCGTCCACGGCAAAGAGCACCTCGTAGCCCCTGCGCTCCAGCCGCCGCGAGAGCATGTCGCGGTTCATCTCGTTGTCTTCCACCAGCAGGATCTTGGGCATATCGTCGCTGAAGAGGGCTCACGCCGGAAGGGCGCGCCTCTCTCCTCCGGTCCGGGTGATCAGGGGGCGCTCGGCGCCGAAGCCGCCGAGCAGCGCGGAAACCCGGTGCAGGAGCGCGTCGGGCGAGTCGCCGGCCTTCTGGACGATCGTCTCCACGTAGCCGTTCAGCCGCCGGCGCTCCTCGCGGCT includes:
- a CDS encoding response regulator, which codes for MPKILLVEDNEMNRDMLSRRLERRGYEVLFAVDGAAGVEMVRSHAPDLVLMDMSLPVLDGWEASRRLKGDAATRHIPVIALTAHAMSSDRTKALEAGCDDYDTKPIELPRLLVKIETLLAASAGAP